In the genome of Micrococcales bacterium, one region contains:
- a CDS encoding LLM class F420-dependent oxidoreductase — translation MKLGVNLGYWGAGNDADNLALAREADRLGYAVAWVAEAYGSDAPTVLAWVAAQTEQIDIGSAVFQIPGRTPANCAMTAATLDTLSGGRFRLGLGVSGPQVSEGWHGVRFDKPLARTREYTEIVGKALRRERLQYDGEFFTLPLPDGPGKALTLTVHPVREHIPTYLAAIGPKNLELTGEMFDGWLAIFYSPEYAPELLSHVEAGRQKVGKTLEGFDVVPTVPVVFGDDLEACAMPVRAYSALYIGGMGSREKNFYNRLACRMGYEEAAIDIQDKYLSKDQLGAMAAVPLDFIDKTALIGPPERVRDRLQAYADAGVTTLTVATYAGSLEERLQTLRTMAEVVEAAGLA, via the coding sequence ATGAAACTTGGAGTGAATCTGGGGTACTGGGGCGCCGGCAACGACGCAGACAACCTGGCACTGGCACGGGAGGCCGATCGCCTCGGGTACGCGGTGGCTTGGGTGGCCGAGGCGTACGGGTCCGACGCGCCGACGGTGCTGGCCTGGGTGGCTGCCCAGACCGAGCAGATCGACATCGGTAGCGCGGTCTTCCAGATCCCCGGGCGCACCCCGGCCAATTGCGCGATGACGGCGGCCACCCTGGACACGCTGTCCGGGGGCCGTTTCCGCCTCGGTCTGGGCGTCTCCGGCCCGCAGGTGTCCGAGGGCTGGCACGGAGTGCGCTTCGACAAGCCCCTGGCCCGCACCCGGGAGTACACCGAGATCGTCGGCAAGGCCTTGCGCCGCGAACGCCTGCAGTACGACGGCGAGTTCTTCACCCTCCCGCTGCCCGACGGGCCCGGCAAGGCACTGACACTGACCGTGCACCCGGTCCGCGAGCACATCCCCACGTACCTCGCCGCGATCGGGCCGAAGAACCTCGAACTCACCGGCGAAATGTTCGACGGCTGGTTGGCCATCTTCTACAGCCCCGAGTACGCCCCGGAACTGCTCAGCCACGTCGAGGCTGGCAGGCAGAAGGTGGGCAAGACCCTCGAGGGCTTCGACGTGGTCCCCACCGTGCCAGTCGTGTTCGGCGACGATCTCGAGGCCTGCGCCATGCCGGTGCGCGCCTACTCGGCGTTGTACATCGGCGGCATGGGAAGCCGGGAGAAGAACTTCTACAACCGCCTGGCCTGCCGCATGGGTTACGAAGAAGCCGCCATCGACATCCAGGACAAATACTTGTCAAAGGACCAGCTCGGGGCGATGGCAGCGGTCCCGCTGGACTTCATCGACAAGACCGCCCTGATCGGTCCGCCGGAACGGGTCCGGGACCGCCTGCAGGCCTACGCGGACGCCGGCGTGACGACACTGACGGTCGCCACGTACGCGGGCAGCCTGGAAGAGCGCCTGCAGACCCTGCGGACAATGGCAGAGGTGGTCGAAGCCGCCGGGCTGGCCTGA